The DNA sequence CGATAGCACTCGATCCATTCCTGAATTTGCTTATTCGATAAAGGTACAGTTCCTTTAATGCCACTATTCAAGGTGTAGGTCATGATGGTCAGATTCTCATTGTCTTCATAGAACATTAATTCAGAAACCTCCTTATGATTTCATCTATTAATGTACTACTTCTTCGGTTCATAATCAAAGTGTGAAATATAGGCAGTAAAGTGCAAACAGGAAAATATCTCACGGCCTATTCTCACGAGAGTCAGACCGTTTGTTGAGCGGCAAAAAGCTATTGAGAAGCACGTCTATATTTCATTACTTTTCGGTACATTCTTTTATCAGAAAGCTGGTTGAAAATATACGGATCAGGATTCGTGTTTACTTCCAATATCCACGGCGTCCAGGTACGGTCAAATCCAATATCAAGTCCAAGTTGTCTGAAGCCAGGATATTTGGCATGCATATGACGAGCTACTTTAACGCCCAGTCGTTCCAGCGTCCCTATCGTTTTGGTCATTTGATTCTGGGATAAATGTGCGCCCAGCAGACGATTGACATCCATTGGCTTTCCGCCGCTATGGTAATTCGTCACAATTTTCCCCGGATGCGCTACCCTTCCGATCAGCCCCGTTGTTTCCCATATTCCCTTCGGACTCAGCTGAACCATCACGCGAATATCAAAACGGCGGTGATTGTATTTCACCAGATGAATCCCTTTCTGAATAAGGTAGCTTCTGCTTCCGGTTAATTTTATAAGAGAATCATAAAATGAATCGAAATCTTTTTTTATATTGACCTTGGTTCCCAACTGATGCGAATAACCTCCTGACTCCAGCTTCTCCACCCGGATCACACCGTTGCCAAAGGTCCCTACATCAGGCTTAACATATACCATTTTATAGGCATTGAGCATAGACTTCAAAGTCGACTTACTTAACTTTCGTGTATCCGGTATAACCGACTTTACATCATCATGAACCACAAGCAGTTTCGTTTTAGTCCACTTACTCATCAGGGTTCTACGCAGTTTCTTTTTCTCAGTCATCTCATAACCTCTCCATTCCGGCCATTTAAGTAGCAAAGACAGTATAGTTTATGCACGAATTCCGGCAATGAACAGGCTATTGTTACCCTTATCGCAATGATAGGCTGCCTGTGAGGAAGAGAAATTTGAATCTATGAATTACAGCTTGCGAAGCAGCACACAGTACATGGGCAAAGCGGCTATCTCGCCGATCAATCCATCGCCCTGAACTTTTGCTGAACCCGGTCTCCGGTTAGCCTCTTTATATTCAAAAGGACCAGAAATAAGTGAACAACGCATAAAATCCCCCTGCAAAGGGGGATTCGGCATGTTTTTAATCATACGTTAATTGGTTTAATGATCCCTTGCGGAAAGCCAGCTTCCAGGCGATGAGATTGAGGACCAACAGCAGCAGCATCCACAGGTACTCACCATACGCTAAAAATGTAAAGCCCAGGTGGGCACCTGCGAATGCGCCAAGCAATATCATCAACCCCAAGAAAACAAAAGTATTCCCAGATTGCGTGTTCTGAAAAGGCCTCGAAAAAGGCAGCTCCTTTTCAAGCACCATAAAGCTGATCACCGTATACAGCAGAACGCTAAGCAGAATGACGACAAGATCGGGAATAATCCTCGCCCCGAAAATAAACAGAAAAACAACGGACTGAAACACAAACACCGGCCCGAACAGCCTGGCGATCATCGCCTTCACAGCCCCTTTATAGATCGGTGCGGTATTCTTCAGCGGAATGGTCTGGTAGATCCATGCTCCTTTAGAGCTGCCGGAGAACCTGAGCATCAGGACGATGGTCGGAATCATCATCGCACAGAAATACAGAAACAGATAACCCCTGCCCTCTCTCATCCCAGCGAAACCGCTGTTTGAACGCAGTATATTAAACATGAAAATAAACGGAAAGATCAGAGAGAAGCCCAGCTGCGGATATACCTTCAGCTTGAAATCCCGCTCCCGCCCCATCATGTCCCAGGAGAAGCGGAAGAACAGCCTTTCGATATTCCCCCGGCAAAATAAGACGCTGAGCCGATCCGCTAGCCGGAGCCGGTTCACTTTCCCCCGTGCCTGATGGGTGGCGAGTTTTTGCAAATTCCGTTCGAAGGAAGGCATCAGTAAGGAATAAATCCATAACGCGGCCAGCGGACCAACCACGGACAGCACCGAGAAAATAATAACATACGTATTCCCGCCTTCGCCTAGCAGCCATTCAAAAGGCGATGCGAACCAGGTAGGGAAGATAAATAGTTCCCACCATTTCGCCGTAAAGGCCACCTTAACATCCATCAGATTAAATAATCTGGAGATGAACTGGTAGCCGACGGTCATGGCAATGGTCAATCCGATCTGAACATAGTTGATAATATCCTTCAGCTTCTCCCCGTCAAAGAAACGCAGCACGAGCCAATACAGCGCCGCCGTCAGTACGACGATAAACACGTCCATCAGGATGATTTCCACGATAAACAGCAGGAAAAAGAGAATGCCATGCCTGTACAGTCCTACCAAGAGAGGCAGTACGGTCAGTGATCCGGTCAGCAGCAGCAGGTAGATTGTCACATGCAGCAGCTTTGCCATATTGATCGCCTTGCGCTGAACCGGTTTGGAAAATAAAATATTGCGGTCACGGACATCCAGCAGCACCGAGGAAAAATCGGAAATCATGGAAGTCGTGATCATAAACATGAGTATGCCGAACACCAGGCTCATCTGAAACATAAAGTTCATCTTCATGGCCACGAACGGCACCAGCACCAGGCTGAGCACAATATATATCCACAGCGACTTAATGAACTGATTGGACAGCGTGGCGGGATCCGCATTTTTGGAGGATTTCTGAAGCAGCGTTGGCGCTCGGCGTCCATCCATCAGCAGTTTGATCTCCAGAATCTTACGCATCACCGGGTAATCCACGCCGAATTTCTCAAACACATTCCGCAGCGGGTCCAGAATACGAAGCCATTTTATCGTTCCCATAGGCTACACCTCTTGGACGATCGATACAAATGACGCCGCCACATCCTTATATTCATGAAATCCCGTTAAATCGTTGAAAATCTGCTCCAGCGAGCGCTCATGCGACTGCTCCCGCAGCTCCTCAAAGCTGCCATCAGCGACAATCTGCCCCCCGTTTAACAGCAGAATACGGCTGCTGATCTTCTCCACAACGTCCATAATATGCGATGAATAAAAAATCGTCTTGCCTTCCGCCGCCAGCGCGGCCAGAATTTCCTTCACGATCATGACGCTGTTGGCGTCCAGACCGCTCAGCGGCTCATCCAGGAACAGGATGTCCGGATTATGCAGCAGACTCGATATGAGGAGCACCTTCTGCCGCATACCTTTACTAAATGAAGATATCCGGTCAAAATAAACCTCTTCCAGCCCGAATTTAGCCATCAAACGTCTCGCCTTATGATCAGCCTTCCGCTGCGTAAGTCCATATAGCTCACCCACAAACCCCAGATACTCCTGCGCAGTGAGACTGTCATACAGCTCCGCCACCTCAGGCACATAGCCTATACGCCGCTTGTATTCGATGTCCCCGTCCGCGATGTCCCTGCCAAAGATCCGCACCTCTCCCTGGTAGCCCTCTACCAGACCGAGCATGATTTTGACCGTTGTGCTTTTGCCCGCGCCATTTGGACCGATATAACCGATAATTTGCCCCTCGTACACGTCCAGATCAATCCCCTGCAAAATCGGCTTGCTTCCATAACTCATTTCCAAATTGCGGATGGATATTACGCGTTCTTTTGAGGTTTCCGCCGTTTCTATCAATTCGCATCTCTCCCTTGGGTCTTGCCTTATGTATTTTAAAAACCTACCACTTCCAAATACTAACATAATTTCTAGCTGAGCTGGTATGATCCTGAATTTTCATAGAAAAGAAAAAAGGAAGCCCCTGATCGGACTTCCTTCTATCAAGTATACTATCTGCGAATCAGGTCTTCACGCAGCGGCGTGAAGCAATCAAGCAGCGCGCTCGGCTCAAGTGCCTTGGCCCCATGTCTCGCACCGCCTGGAATGACAATGGTCTCACCTGCGGTGATGATGGTCTTCTCGCCATCAATGGTGAATTCGATCTTTCCCTTCAGGCAGTAAGACATCTGCTCATGCGGGTGTGCATGCTCATAGCCTTCCGCACCCTCCTCAAAATGAACCTCCATCATCATTAGCGATGCGCCCGGCTGCATGATTTTACGGATCACGCCCGGTTCGGCATCTTCCCATTTTCCAATGTTGCTCATATGAGTTCCTCCTTATTCTCAGTTGCCAGGATGATTTGCCCTTTTAAAAAGCCTTAGCAATCTCGATTTTCTGCGTTCGGCCGTTATCCGTTAAGTATAGATTAAAGCTAAAGCCCTGATCATCCATAAAATAGGATACATATTTGCCGCGCTCACTATGGTGCTTGGGTACAAGCAGCGTAGCGATCCGGTGTGATGCGGCGGACTGAGTTTCAGCGCTGAGATGCCAGTGCTTTGCCAGCCCCTCGATCTCTGCCGGATCTACGCCGGTGAACTCATCCGACTGGGTCAAAACCAAATCCCCTGACGAGCTGAAAATAAACCTGCCTTCCATGTCTGCTTGCTGGCCATGAACATGGAACGACTGCCCTTTCAGTTCCATTTCATAGAGCGTATGAAACAGCCACTGAATCCGGCCCGGCTGCTCCAGATCGACGGAATCCACAATGACGAAATAAGCATTCTGCACAAAATAGATTTCCCGCTTATACTGCTTCAAATAGGGGATATGCTCAAGATAAGCCTGCGTCGGATTCATGCGCACATAGGCATAATCCTTACTCTGAAAGGCATCCTCCACTTCACCCTTCGCTGCAATGTTGAGCGCCTTATTCATATCCGCGAACTGACCCTGGCCATCGATCAGAATCGTATTTTTCGAGCAGGTCTGTCTGCGCCAATTCAGGTGCATGGAGCTGTTGAAGGCAATATAATAGCCGCTTTCGATCGCGAGCGGTTCTCCGAAGGCATGCAGCATGAAAGCGCCCTGGTCACCGTGACTGTGGCTGACGGAGCCGTATCGGCTGCATTTGGTTACAAGCGAGATTTGCTCACTTGGTTCATGCATCTTGTGATGCATGGCTACCCAGCCAACATCGCGAAACCATTTGACCGGTTCGATGCCGGACGGCTCTACCGCCGAAATAACAGGATAATTGTGGCGGTACAGCAGCTCGTCAAAGTGGAAATCCCACCAGCCGTAGTTGTAAAACAGCAAATCCGCTTCCGGATTTCGGTCCTTCAGCTGCTCATAATACCACTGATACCAGCCATTGCCCGTAATACCGGCATACTGCCGAATATTATAGCCTACCTTTTTGATGATATCGTCTCCAAGGGTGGAGTTATCGCCAAACGTGGTGCGGGTAGATGTGGTAGGACTATAACAATACAGCGGAAAATCGCCTGTATGCTGGAAAAATGGCCGCTGGAATACATTCAGATGCGCAAAATTTTTCAGTAAATCCAGCGCCTCGGTAAGATATGCCATGCCCGTGGTCCAATAATGCGGACCTTCTGCCCATCCTCCATCCTCACCGCCCCAAGGAGAAAAAAGAGTGTAATAATACTCCACGGTATAATTGAGCCAATCCCTGGCTTCCGGTTCCTCGTCAAACAAGGCGATGCAGCAGGGTACCAGCACAGAGGACAGGGAACGGACCGCGTGACTGTCGTAAGGCACCTGATGAATTTTGGAGCGATCAATGACATGAAAGGCAACCTGACGGGTACGATGCAGCAGCTTCTCACGTATAAGCCCGCGCTCATCTGCCGTTAGTTCATCGTATAGCCAATCATAACCCCAGGCGAGCGCTCCCGCGATCCGGAAGGCGGATTCATCATTATAATCCCGGCTTGTCGTGCCGTTCGCATCCCATGAAGCGGCATGAAGCAGCCAGCGTTTTGCCTGATTGATCATCTCCATATCCTTCAGAACGATGGCCGCGATGCTCAAATGCCGGATAGCATACAACATCTCCTGGCAGTCCAGATAGCTTTGCCTCCAGAGTGCAGCAGTCCGCTTGTTATTCGGATAGGGCGCCGGTTCTGGAATCAGCTCCCGGCTTAACCACGGCTTAACCGACAGCTCGTAAAAGTTCTGCCAGCCCATATCAGACGCATCCTGCTCCACCCGGCATCTAAAGGTTTCAAGCTCATCCGGCTGAAGCCACAGCCGCGGATGTCCGCTCAGGGCCTCACCGTAACGGTTGGAACGGGAGGCTAGCGGCGTTTCCGGCAAGCCTTCTGGAACTTCAAATCTTCTTA is a window from the Paenibacillus sp. J23TS9 genome containing:
- a CDS encoding YheC/YheD family protein; the encoded protein is MTEKKKLRRTLMSKWTKTKLLVVHDDVKSVIPDTRKLSKSTLKSMLNAYKMVYVKPDVGTFGNGVIRVEKLESGGYSHQLGTKVNIKKDFDSFYDSLIKLTGSRSYLIQKGIHLVKYNHRRFDIRVMVQLSPKGIWETTGLIGRVAHPGKIVTNYHSGGKPMDVNRLLGAHLSQNQMTKTIGTLERLGVKVARHMHAKYPGFRQLGLDIGFDRTWTPWILEVNTNPDPYIFNQLSDKRMYRKVMKYRRASQ
- a CDS encoding cupin domain-containing protein, whose product is MSNIGKWEDAEPGVIRKIMQPGASLMMMEVHFEEGAEGYEHAHPHEQMSYCLKGKIEFTIDGEKTIITAGETIVIPGGARHGAKALEPSALLDCFTPLREDLIRR
- a CDS encoding ABC transporter ATP-binding protein yields the protein MSYGSKPILQGIDLDVYEGQIIGYIGPNGAGKSTTVKIMLGLVEGYQGEVRIFGRDIADGDIEYKRRIGYVPEVAELYDSLTAQEYLGFVGELYGLTQRKADHKARRLMAKFGLEEVYFDRISSFSKGMRQKVLLISSLLHNPDILFLDEPLSGLDANSVMIVKEILAALAAEGKTIFYSSHIMDVVEKISSRILLLNGGQIVADGSFEELREQSHERSLEQIFNDLTGFHEYKDVAASFVSIVQEV
- a CDS encoding DUF4962 domain-containing protein; protein product: MSITNALYQPLSGDLTVQYQPSEEIRLSENPPRFTWIPAKLEDDRYTLEISPSPEFDQGETKAYGPLPYNFFTPDEALLPGIYYWRYALVEGSGADVSQSEWSRVRRFEVPEGLPETPLASRSNRYGEALSGHPRLWLQPDELETFRCRVEQDASDMGWQNFYELSVKPWLSRELIPEPAPYPNNKRTAALWRQSYLDCQEMLYAIRHLSIAAIVLKDMEMINQAKRWLLHAASWDANGTTSRDYNDESAFRIAGALAWGYDWLYDELTADERGLIREKLLHRTRQVAFHVIDRSKIHQVPYDSHAVRSLSSVLVPCCIALFDEEPEARDWLNYTVEYYYTLFSPWGGEDGGWAEGPHYWTTGMAYLTEALDLLKNFAHLNVFQRPFFQHTGDFPLYCYSPTTSTRTTFGDNSTLGDDIIKKVGYNIRQYAGITGNGWYQWYYEQLKDRNPEADLLFYNYGWWDFHFDELLYRHNYPVISAVEPSGIEPVKWFRDVGWVAMHHKMHEPSEQISLVTKCSRYGSVSHSHGDQGAFMLHAFGEPLAIESGYYIAFNSSMHLNWRRQTCSKNTILIDGQGQFADMNKALNIAAKGEVEDAFQSKDYAYVRMNPTQAYLEHIPYLKQYKREIYFVQNAYFVIVDSVDLEQPGRIQWLFHTLYEMELKGQSFHVHGQQADMEGRFIFSSSGDLVLTQSDEFTGVDPAEIEGLAKHWHLSAETQSAASHRIATLLVPKHHSERGKYVSYFMDDQGFSFNLYLTDNGRTQKIEIAKAF